A segment of the Alistipes communis genome:
CGAGGTCGTGGCGTCGGGCGGCGACCTGCCGGCCGAAGAGGCGGCCGTCGTGCTGCACGCCTCGACGGAGGGGCTTCCCGAATTGCAGTCGTTGACGGTTCACGTCGCCGACGACGCTGCGCTGCGCGGTGTGATCGCCGCTGCGAACGAGACGGTGGCGCTGCGCTCCTTCGCCGAACAGATTCCGTCGATGAACGATATCTTCATAAGAGCCGTAGACGGTTCATTATAAATATGTTATAAAGACATGTAGACAATCCCTCCAAACCGCCCTTCTCGAAGGGTGGCTTCGAGATAAGAGCCGTGGGCGGCTCGTTGCAGACCGTAAACAATTTACTATTTTTCATGTCGAATATATGGCTGATCGTGGCGCGCGAGTTCAACGAGCGCGTCCGCAAAAAATCCTTCATCGTCACCACGCTGCTCATGCCCGTGCTGATGCTCGGCCTGATGCTGGCGCCGGCGCTGATGATGCGCTACGCTTCGGGCCAGACCAAGACCATCGTCGTGATCGACCGCAGCGGACTGGTGGCGCAGCATCTCGAAAGCAGCGACGAGGTGCGCTTCGAAACGTCGGACCTGCCCGTCGATACGGCGCGGCGCGTGATGATCGACAAGTTCGGCGTGCTCTGTATCGGCGCCGACGTACTGGCGAACCCCTCCGACGTGAAGCTCTACGCCAATTCCGCTTCGTCGATGATGCTCGAAGAGAATCTGCGGGGCCAGATCGCGAAAGTGCTCGAACGCGAGAAGCTGCGCGCTTACCGGATCGAAGATCTCGACCGGATTCTGGCCGACGTCAAGACCGACGTCAAGATGCAGGTCGTCCGCAACGACGAGGGTTCGCCTTCGTCCGGTTCGTCGGCCGTCGCCGCAATGGTGGGGCTGGGGCTCGGCATGGTGCTCTACATGTTCCTGATGATCTACGGCGCCATGGTGATGCAGAGCGTCATCGAGGAGAAGTCGTCGCGCGTGTTGGAGGTCGTGGTCTCGTCGGTGCGACCCTTCGAACTGATGATGGGCAAGATCTTCGGCGTGGCCTCCGTGGCGGTGGTGCAGGTGCTCATCTGGGCCGTGCTGGTCTGCGGTGCGGGTGCGGCGGTCATGCCCCATGTGCTGCCCGACGGCGCGATGGAGGCTGCCGCGGCCTTGCAGCAGGGCGGCGGTGCGGCGACAGCCGCGGCGGGCGATTTCGACCCCGAAACGCTCGGCGCCATCGCCCTGGCTACCGACGTGGGTTATCTGGCGATGCTGTTCGGCTACCTGCTGCTCTTTGTCGTGGGCGGTTATCTGCTCTATTCGGCGATGTTCGCGGCCGTCGGGTCGGCGGTCGACAACGCACAGGACGCCGCGCAGTTGCAGACGCCGATCATGATCCCCATCATTCTGGCCGTCATCGTCGAGATGTCGGTGCTCAACGACCCCAATTCGCCGCTCGCGTTCTGGTTCTCGCTCATCCCCTTCACTTCGCCCGTGGTGATGATGGCGCGCATTCCCTACGGCATCCCGACGTGGGAGATCGTCCTCTCGCTCGTGCTGCTCTACGCCGCGTTCGTGGGGATGGTGTGGCTCTCGGCCAAGATCTACCGCGTGGGGATCTTCATGTACGGCAAGAAACCGACGCTGCGCGAGATGTTCCGGTGGATTCGCTACAAATATTGATTCGAAACCAATCCAAATATCGATGAAAACATCTATTCTCACTCTTTTGGCCGCGGCCGGATTCACTGCCGCCGCCTTTGCGGCTCCCGTCGCGGATGCGACGCCGGAGGGCGAAGCGAAGATCATCTCCTACAACATCCGCCTCGGCGTGGCCGACGACGGTGCCAACAGCTGGGAACACCGCCGCGAAGCGACGCTGCGGATGCTCGAACGCGAAGCGCCGACGGTCTTCGGCATCCAGGAAGGCTACCTCTTCCAGGTGAAGTACATCGAGGAGAACCTTCCGCAGTACGGCCGCGTGGGCGTGGGCCGCGACGACGGCAAGGAGGGCGGCGAGATCATGGCCGTCTTCTACCTGCGCGACCGCTACGATCTGCTCGACCACGGCGACCTGTGGCTGAGCGAGACTCCCGACCGCGTGTCGCGCGGCTGGGACGGCGCCTGCAACCGTACGATGACGTGGGTGCATCTGCGCGAGAAGGCCACGGGCAAGGAGTTCTACTACTTCAACACGCATCTTGACCACAAGGGCGTGGTGGCGCGCCGCGAGGGTGTGAAGCTCGTCGTGCGGGAGGTGCAGCAGATCGCGGGCCGCAAGGCGGCCGTCGTCGTGGGCGGCGACTTGAACTCGACGATCGACGATCGGATCTTCGACCCGCTCAAAAAGTTCATGACGCCGGCGCGCGAGAAGGCCCCCGTTACCGACCGCAAGGGAACGTACAACGGCTGGGGGCAGGCGCCCAACTCGATGGTCATCGACCACCTCTTCGTGCGCAACATGAAGTGCCTGTCGTACCGCACGCTCGACGGCGACTACGGCGTGCCTTATATCTCGGATCACTATCCCATCGAGATCGTCGTGCGGCTGAAATAGCCGGATACGGGCGATAAAACCGGCGGGGCGGCTCCACGATGGAAGCCGCCCCGCTTGCGTTCGACGCCGAAGCCCTATTCCTCCTTGTTGTCGCCCGTGCCGAAGGGGAACTGATGCTCGTGTACGTCCTCGAAGCGCAGCCCCTTTTCGTAGGTGCGCATCGCGCGGCGGCTCATACCCATCGACGAGAAGCCGCCGTCGTGGAAGAGGTTCTGCATCGTCACCTTGCGCGTCAGATCCGAGAAGAGCGTCAGCACGTAATCGGCGCAGTCGTTCGCCGAGGCGTTGCCCAGCGGCGACATGCTCTCCGCGAACTCCATGAGGTCTTTGAGCCCCAGCACGCCGTTGCCCGCGGTGGTCGGCGTAGGCGACTGCGACACGGTATTGATGCGCACGTGCTTCTCGCGGCCGTAGATATAGCCGAAACTGCGGGCGATCGATTCGAGCAGCGCCTTGGCGTCGGCCATGTCGTTGTAGCCGTAGAGCGTGCGCTGTGCGGCGATATAGCTCAGCGCCACGATCGAACCCCATTCGCGCAGGGCGTCTTTCTTGCGCAGCACCTGGATCATCTTGTGGAACGAAATGGCCGATATGTCGAGCGTCTTTTGCAGGTAATCGTAGTCGAGGTCGTCGTAGGTGCGGCCCTTGCGCACGTTGGGCGACATGCCGATCGAGTGGAGCGCGAAGTCGAACGGCCCGCCGAAGTGCTTCATCGCCTCGTCCACGAGGTGTTCCAGATCGGCCACCGACGTGGCGTCGGCCGCGATGACCGGAGCGTTGCATTTGGCCGCCAGTTCGTTGAGCGTTCCCATGCGCAGCGACACGGGGGTATTGGTCAGCACGATCTCGGCGCCCTCTTCGACGGCGCGTTCGGCTACCTTCCATGCGATCGACTGCTCGTTGAGCGCGCCGAAAATGATTCCTTTCTTCCCTTTTAACAGATTGAATGACATAAAATTCAGTTTTAGTTACCGGACGCCGGACACAAAGCCTTCGGGCGTCGAATCCTGTAAAACAGGGCGTAAAGGTAAACATTTTTTTTCGAATCGCCCGATTCTTTCGTCTGTTTGTCCGCTGTTCGGCCGCTCGCGGGGCGTCTGTCCGCAGGCGGGCAGCATCGCCGGCCGTTCGAGGAGGGGCGATCGGCGGCGGAGACGGGGTCTGACGTGATCGGGGAGAGCATTTGCTCTCCCCGATCGGTTTTTCAGCCTCGTTTGCGCCAGAACCGCGGCGTGAGATCTTCGCGTCGGCCGTCGGGCCGGATGCGCCATAGCCGCTGGTTGGTCGCCGGATCGTCGAGCGGCCCCCGCGCAGCGATGTAGGGGCCGAGTTTCACGTAGTCGAAAACTCCCGTCGGATCGAACCCTTCGGGCAACGCCGCACGTCCGGAGTACCACCCCGTGCGCAGGGCGGGCCGCAGCCGGCGGGCGAAGAGCGCCAGCCGCGCTGCCTCGTGCGGTTCGGCGTCGCCTCCCATCAGGCAGAAGCAGGTGACCGCAGCGCCGTAGCGCGCCAGCAGCCGCTCCACGACCTCCTCGGTGAGCGGTTCGCCGATCGGTTCCTGCAACTGCGGGCTGTGGCAGCCCGGGCAGCGGTTGGGGCATCCCGCGAGGTTGACGGCGAGCGTCGTCTCGTCGGGGATCTCGCGGAACACGATGTCGTAGTCGGTGTAACGAAGCATGGCCGTCGGCTATTCGTCGCGTCGCGGTGCCGCCACGCTGCGCTCTTCGACGCCGCCCTCGATCCGTTCCGGACGGTTGTAATACCGCCGCGCAGCCTCCTGCTGCCGCGCCTGCGAGAAGTTGCTGATGCGCTTCATGTAGCCGATCACGCGCGTCAGGTAGTCGAGGTTCGTCGAGTGGCAGCGGGGGCACTCCTTCAAATAGCGTTTGTCGATGTGTCCGCAGTCGTTGCAGACCGTGTTGGGGATGTTGAACGTGAAGTAGTTGCATCCCTCCTGCGCCGCCACGCGCAACAGGTGGCGGTACTGCGGTTGCGAAAGGTGCTCTTCGAGATTCATGTGCAGCGCCGAGCCGCCCGTGAGGTGGGCGATGTACTGCGCGCCGTGCAGGCGGAACTTGTCGGCGATGTTGAGCGTCGTGTCCTCGACGACGTAGAAATAGCTGTTGTAGCAGTCGCGCGGCACCTTATAGCCGTCCTCGCGATCCCATTTGGCATGCTTCACGCCCACGTTTTCGGCGGGGATCATCTCGCAGTTGAACATCACCTCCTTCGAGCGGTACTTGTGGTTGTAGCGCTCGATCAACCCCAGAATCT
Coding sequences within it:
- a CDS encoding ABC transporter permease, which gives rise to MSNIWLIVAREFNERVRKKSFIVTTLLMPVLMLGLMLAPALMMRYASGQTKTIVVIDRSGLVAQHLESSDEVRFETSDLPVDTARRVMIDKFGVLCIGADVLANPSDVKLYANSASSMMLEENLRGQIAKVLEREKLRAYRIEDLDRILADVKTDVKMQVVRNDEGSPSSGSSAVAAMVGLGLGMVLYMFLMIYGAMVMQSVIEEKSSRVLEVVVSSVRPFELMMGKIFGVASVAVVQVLIWAVLVCGAGAAVMPHVLPDGAMEAAAALQQGGGAATAAAGDFDPETLGAIALATDVGYLAMLFGYLLLFVVGGYLLYSAMFAAVGSAVDNAQDAAQLQTPIMIPIILAVIVEMSVLNDPNSPLAFWFSLIPFTSPVVMMARIPYGIPTWEIVLSLVLLYAAFVGMVWLSAKIYRVGIFMYGKKPTLREMFRWIRYKY
- a CDS encoding enoyl-ACP reductase FabI, with product MSFNLLKGKKGIIFGALNEQSIAWKVAERAVEEGAEIVLTNTPVSLRMGTLNELAAKCNAPVIAADATSVADLEHLVDEAMKHFGGPFDFALHSIGMSPNVRKGRTYDDLDYDYLQKTLDISAISFHKMIQVLRKKDALREWGSIVALSYIAAQRTLYGYNDMADAKALLESIARSFGYIYGREKHVRINTVSQSPTPTTAGNGVLGLKDLMEFAESMSPLGNASANDCADYVLTLFSDLTRKVTMQNLFHDGGFSSMGMSRRAMRTYEKGLRFEDVHEHQFPFGTGDNKEE
- a CDS encoding 4Fe-4S cluster-binding domain-containing protein — translated: MLRYTDYDIVFREIPDETTLAVNLAGCPNRCPGCHSPQLQEPIGEPLTEEVVERLLARYGAAVTCFCLMGGDAEPHEAARLALFARRLRPALRTGWYSGRAALPEGFDPTGVFDYVKLGPYIAARGPLDDPATNQRLWRIRPDGRREDLTPRFWRKRG
- a CDS encoding endonuclease/exonuclease/phosphatase family protein, coding for MKTSILTLLAAAGFTAAAFAAPVADATPEGEAKIISYNIRLGVADDGANSWEHRREATLRMLEREAPTVFGIQEGYLFQVKYIEENLPQYGRVGVGRDDGKEGGEIMAVFYLRDRYDLLDHGDLWLSETPDRVSRGWDGACNRTMTWVHLREKATGKEFYYFNTHLDHKGVVARREGVKLVVREVQQIAGRKAAVVVGGDLNSTIDDRIFDPLKKFMTPAREKAPVTDRKGTYNGWGQAPNSMVIDHLFVRNMKCLSYRTLDGDYGVPYISDHYPIEIVVRLK